A single region of the Ziziphus jujuba cultivar Dongzao chromosome 10, ASM3175591v1 genome encodes:
- the LOC107410273 gene encoding receptor-like protein 7: MRILLKHDPLQSLCIYFFFFFYLHTQFITSLSSSKPVLCPHDQSIALLQFKDMFPTDAASLCDQPEDNIASWNEDVDCCLWGGVTCEDETGNVIALQLSCSGLQGTIPSNSSIFKLSHLQRLNLAYNDFEPSQISPKFGMFPNLTHLNLSSSMMAGELPFELSHLSRLVSLDLSENPGLELETSMMKILAQNLTHLRELFLQGTNMGSVSPDFLLNISSSLTSLNLGSTGIMGSFPVAYIFSLPNLQILKLIGNIDLKGFLPESNWSSSLKYLDLSICHFEGLLPTSVGNLTQITHVDLSSNNFGGEIPSSVSNLTQLEYLSLDGNNFKGQIPDVFEKMSKLTELFLGNNRFTGQLPSSIFNLPQLLSLAFQRNHFEGSFPEFKSGLSKLSSLDLSSSSLNGTIPPWLFGLPSLQSLYLQNNHLTGHISEITSNSLQSIDLSGNSLSGSIPTLIFELENMTDLRLSSNDLSGVVEIDILFSKLKNLELLDLSGNNLSLITNNSVNFVPSNLATLYLSSCNIKEFPHVLKSFMNIQFLDLSKNKIHGEVPHWFFEVGMDSLQSLSLSSNNLTKIQQIPWRSLLKLDLSNNSLEGELPIPPLTTTFFSISKNKLTGDIPPTICLVKDLEVLDLSHNNLTGKIPRCLGTLSSLSTLNLRMNRFEGTIPETFGSNLRSLNLNGNQFGGSLPRSLLKCSKLQVLDFGNNKIHGIFPHWLESLPELQVLVLRSNNFHGDVRGSKTNKNLFSRLKIFDLSRNNFSGPFPTTYIKNFKAMRNVSGLQSDEKYIGVEGSYRDSLVLTIKGSTMEFVRIFKALTTIDLAHNNFEGEIPKVIGELKSLKSLNLSHNSFTGQIPASIGLLTNLEGLDLSSNNLSGEIPIELVSLTFLSYLNISWNNLTGRIPQGQQFNTFRKESYEGNMGLCGFPLTKRCRGDGELEPTPLTNFQQEDDLKHESIFNWKAISSGYACGIVFGLVMGYFLLYRRTP; encoded by the coding sequence ATGAGGATATTGCTAAAGCATGATCCATTGCAATCCCTCTGcatttacttcttcttctttttctatttacATACCCAGTTTATTACTTCTTTGTCTTCTTCAAAACCAGTACTCTGTCCTCATGATCAGAGCATTGCTCTGCTTCAGTTCAAGGACATGTTTCCCACTGATGCTGCTTCACTTTGTGATCAACCAGAAGACAATATTGCTTCTTGGAATGAGGATGTGGACTGCTGCTTGTGGGGTGGTGTGACGTGTGAGGATGAGACAGGAAATGTGATTGCTCTTCAACTCAGTTGCAGTGGGCTTCAAGGCACCATTCCTTCAAACAGTAGCATTTTCAAACTTTCTCACCTTCAGAGGCTCAACCTTGCTTACAACGACTTTGAGCCTTCTCAAATTTCACCCAAGTTTGGTATGTTTCCTAATCTCACACATCTCAACCTTTCATCATCTATGATGGCTGGTGAGCTCCCATTTGAGCTGTCTCATCTATCCAGATTGGTTTCCCTTGATCTCTCTGAAAATCCTGGTCTAGAACTTGAAACATCTATGATGAAAATTCTAGCTCAGAACCTGACCCACTTGAGAGAACTTTTTCTCCAAGGAACAAATATGGGTTCCGTCTCTCCTGATTTTCTATTGAACATATCATCATCTTTGACATCTCTCAATCTTGGTTCTACTGGAATAATGGGGAGCTTCCCAGTTGCTTACATTTTTAGTCTGCCAAACCTCCAAATTCTGAAACTTATTGGTAATATTGATCTCAAAGGTTTTCTACCAGAGTCTAATTGGAGTAGTTCCCTCAAATACTTGGATCTTAGTATTTGCCATTTTGAAGGGTTGCTTCCAACATCGGTTGGGAACCTCACACAAATCACTCATGTTGATCTCTCATCTAACAATTTTGGTGGTGAGATTCCATCATCCGTCTCAAACCTTACACAGCTTGAATATTTGTCTCTTGATGGTAACAATTTCAAAGGTCAAATTCCAGATGTGTTTGAGAAAATGAGTAAACTTACTGAACTATTTCTTGGGAATAACAGATTCACAGGTCAGTTGCCCTCCTCAATATTCAATCTACCTCAACTTTTATCTTTGGCGTTTCAGCGTAATCATTTTGAAGGTTCTTTTCCTGAATTTAAAAGTGGTCTTTCAAAACTATCTTCTCTTGACTTGTCTTCTAGCTCCCTCAATGGAACAATACCTCCTTGGCTTTTCGGTTTGCCATCTTTACAATCTTTATACCTCCAAAATAACCATCTTACTGGTCATATTAGCGAAATCACAAGCAACTCATTACAAAGCATTGATTTAAGTGGTAATAGCCTATCCGGGTCTATCCCCACATTAATCTTTGAACTTGAGAATATGACTGATTTGAGGCTTTCATCAAATGACCTGAGTGGGGTTGTGGAGATAGACATATTGTTTTCAAAGCTTAAAAATCTAGAGTTGCTTGATCTTTCTGGCAACAATCTTTCATTGATCACCAATAACAGTGTCAACTTTGTGCCCTCCAATCTTGCCACACTATATCTGTCCTCATGCAACATAAAAGAATTCCCCCATGTATTAAAGTCTTTCATGAATATTCAATTTCTAGACCTTTCCAAAAACAAGATTCATGGGGAAGTCCCCCATTGGTTTTTTGAAGTGGGCATGGATTCGTTGCAAAGCTTGAGCCTTTCAAGCAATAATCTGACAAAAATTCAGCAGATTCCTTGGAGGAGCTTGCTAAAACTTGATCTTTCAAACAACTCGCTTGAGGGAGAACTTCCTATTCCACCTCTTACCACAACTTTCTTCTCTATTTCCAAAAACAAACTCACCGGAGATATTCCACCTACGATTTGCCTTGTAAAAGATCTTGAAGTTCTTGACCTGTCACACAACAACCTAACTGGCAAGATTCCACGTTGTCTTGGAACTCTCAGCAGCCTGTCAACACTGAATCTGAGGATGAATAGGTTTGAAGGCACAATACCTGAGACATTTGGATCCAACTTGAGAAGCCTCAACTTGAATGGAAACCAGTTTGGAGGATCATTGCCAAGGTCCTTGCTCAAATGTTCGAAGTTGCAAGTCCTAGATTTTGGTAACAACAAGATACATGGAATATTTCCTCACTGGTTGGAAAGTCTTCCAGAATTGCAGGTTCTTGTTCTGAGATCCAACAATTTTCATGGTGATGTCAGAGGTTCCAAGACAAATAAGAACCTCTTCTCCAGGTTGAAAATTTTTGATCTGTCAAGGAACAATTTCAGCGGTCCTTTCCCaactacatatataaaaaattttaaagctaTGAGGAATGTGAGTGGTTTACAGAGTGATGAGAAATACATAGGTGTGGAAGGTTCTTATCGTGACTCTTTGGTGCTGACGATAAAAGGATCAACTATGGAATTTGTGAGAATATTCAAAGCATTGACAACCATTGATTTAGCGCACAACAACTTTGAAGGAGAGATACCAAAGGTAATCGGAGAGCTGAAATCTCTCAAGAGCTTGAATTTGTCTCATAACAGCTTTACAGGTCAAATTCCAGCATCTATAGGACTGTTGACCAATCTTGAAGGGTTGGATCTTTCTTCAAACAATCTCAGTGGAGAGATTCCTATTGAACTGGTAAGTTTAACATTTCTTTCCTACTTAAATATTTCATGGAATAATCTTACTGGACGTATTCCACAAGGCCAACAATTCAATACATTTAGAAAAGAATCATATGAAGGCAATATGGGACTATGTGGATTTCCATTGACAAAAAGATGCAGAGGTGATGGGGAATTAGAACCAACTCCGTTGACAAACTTCCAACAAGAAGATGACTTAAAGCATGAAAGCATATTTAACTGGAAAGCCATATCATCCGGATACGCATGTGGGATTGTTTTTGGACTAGTTATGGGATATTTTCTGCTTTATAGAAGAACACCTTGA
- the LOC107410275 gene encoding receptor-like protein 34, protein MGFFVMHAMKLLCFLIFFFFLCKPSSSSSVTPSVQPCPRDQSLSLLQFKNMLSISNSTTPECEGRRIRPSPSTENWKEGVDCCSWSGVTCDYETGNVNGLFLSCSFLQGTLHSNYNASLLSHLQRLDLSGNSLNGTIPPWIFGFPSLEILNLENNLFTGNIGKISSFSLKTIGLSDNKLYGPVPKSIFQLENLNNLLLDSNNLSGVVDTDMFSKLKNLQVLDLSVNRFLSLSTINNVNFTLPNLTDVSLSSCSIKEFPPLLKGSKKIHSLDLSNNQIYGPIPQWFYEMGNDSLLFLSLSRNSFTKIEKIPWKNTLQLDLQDNLLEGELPIPPNSTQFLSASKNNLTGQVSLSICRLKDLKILDLSHNNLAGKIPPCLGNISLSVLDLRMNRFQGTIPSDLGTSCTIPADFESGFRSLNLNGNQLEGSLPTSLLNCSGLEVFDVGNNRLHGIFPHWVETLPDLKVFVLRSNSFHGPVRGSFKTNNIFPQLKIFDISRNNFSGPFPTGYIQHFKAMMNMDESEGGRQYIGDQAGFSYNDSLVLAIKGKDIELVRVLTILTTIDLSDNKFQGEIPKAIGELKSLKSLNLSHNNLTGQIPASIGLLENLEGLDLSSNNLSGEIPRELASLTFLSFLNLSWNRLIGEIPQGKQFNTFENDWFQGNLGLCGFPLTRKCADDDDDEGSQPPSLTGFQEEDEMKHESVFNWVAISSGYACGVVYGVVMGYFLLYRRRQRWLLCLYR, encoded by the coding sequence ATGGGATTTTTCGTAATGCATGCAATGAAACTCTTGTGCttcctcatcttcttcttcttcttgtgcaAACCTTCCTCATCTTCTTCTGTTACTCCAAGTGTCCAACCGTGCCCTCGTGATCAGAGCCTTTCTTTGCTTCAATTCAAGAATATGTTGTCTATTTCTAATTCTACGACTCCTGAATGTGAGGGAAGGCGCATTAGGCCATCTCCAAGCACAGAGAATTGGAAGGAGGGGGTGGATTGCTGCTCTTGGAGTGGTGTCACGTGTGATTATGAGACAGGCAACGTCAATGGCCTTTTTCTCAGTTGCAGTTTCCTTCAAGGTACCCTTCATTCCAATTATAATGCATCCCTCCTTTCTCACCTTCAACGGCTTGACTTGTCTGGAAACTCCCTCAATGGAACAATACCTCCTTGGATTTTCGGTTTTCCATCTTTGGAGATTTTAAATCTCGAAAACAACTTATTCACAGGTAATATTGGCAAAATCTCATCGTTTTCATTGAAAACCATTGGTTTGAGTGATAATAAGCTATATGGACCTGTTCCAAAATCTATCTTCCAACTTGAGAATCTGAATAACTTGCTGCTTGATTCAAATAATCTAAGTGGAGTCGTGGACACAGACATGTTTTCAAAGCTCAAAAATCTGCAAGTCCTTGACCTTTCTGTTAACAGATTTTTATCGTTGAGCACCATCAACAACGTCAACTTTACACTTCCCAACCTTACCGACGTGTCTCTTTCTTCATGCAGCATAAAAGAATTCCCTCCTCTTTTAAAGGGTTCCAAAAAGATTCATAGTCTAGATCTTTCCAATAATCAAATTTATGGCCCAATACCCCAATGGTTTTATGAAATGGGCAAtgattcattattatttttgagcCTTTCAAGAAACTCTTTTACGAAAATTGAGAAAATTCCTTGGAAGAACACACTACAACTAGATCTTCAAGATAACTTGCTTGAGGGGGAACTTCCTATTCCACCTAACAGTACACAATTCTTGTCTGCCTCCAAAAACAATCTTACTGGACAGGTTTCATTATCAATTTGTCGTCTAAAAGACCTCAAAATTCTCGACTTGTCTCATAACAACCTAGCTGGAAAGATTCCACCTTGTCTAGGAAATATAAGCCTATCTGTACTGGATCTGAGAATGAATAGATTTCAAGGCACAATACCTTCAGATTTGGGAACAAGCTGCACAATACCTGCAGATTTCGAATCCGGCTTTAGAAGCCTCAACTTGAATGGAAATCAGTTGGAAGGATCATTGCCTACGTCTTTGCTCAACTGTTCTGGGTTGGAAGTCTTTGATGTTGGCAATAACAGGTTACATGGCATATTTCCTCATTGGGTGGAAACTCTTCCAGATTTAAAGGTTTTTGTTTTGCGTTCAAATAGTTTCCATGGTCCTGTTAGAGGTTCCTTCAAGACTAACAATATTTTCCCCCAGTTGAAAATTTTCGACATCTCCAGGAACAATTTCAGTGGTCCATTCCCAACTGGTTATATTCAACATTTTAAGGCCATGATGAATATGGATGAATCAGAAGGTGGCAGGCAATACATTGGAGATCAGGCGGGCTTCTCTTATAATGACTCTCTGGTGTTGGCAATCAAAGGAAAAGATATTGAACTGGTGAGAGTCTTAACTATATTGACAACCATTGATTTATCAGATAATAAGTTCCAAGGGGAGATACCGAAGGCAATCGGGGAGCTCAAATCTCTAAAGAGCTTGAATTTATCTCATAACAACTTGACAGGTCAAATCCCAGCATCTATAGGTCTACTGGAAAATCTTGAAGGATTGGATCTTTCTTCAAACAATCTTAGTGGAGAGATTCCGAGAGAATTGGCGAGTTTAACATTCCTCTCCTTCTTAAACCTTTCATGGAATAGGCTTATTGGAGAAATACCACAGGGCAAACAATTTAATACATTTGAAAATGATTGGTTCCAAGGTAACTTGGGATTATGTGGATTTCCGTTGACAAGAAAATgcgctgatgatgatgatgatgagggaTCACAACCACCTTCATTAACGGGTTtccaagaagaagatgaaatgaaGCATGAAAGTGTATTTAATTGGGTTGCAATATCGTCAGGTTATGCATGTGGGGTTGTGTATGGTGTGGTCATGGGATACTTTCTTTTGTATAGAAGAAGACAGAGATGGCTTCTGTGCTTGTATCGTTGA